In Solenopsis invicta isolate M01_SB chromosome 1, UNIL_Sinv_3.0, whole genome shotgun sequence, one genomic interval encodes:
- the LOC105193283 gene encoding T-box transcription factor TBX3 yields MCFQRSFGTFLYTLLYTGDQLREKTWSSEMFLQDMDNASLMQLPPFFAQSSITLQHKLGERMNAHRWAFQPKPTMLMGVKVELVNRDLWQQFHEQNTEMIITKSGRRMFPSIQINVSGLQRRDNYCIAMEITAASKHRHKYCGYDNENKSAANMGGWSVAGPAEPQHPFERRIYVHPDSPATGEHWLNSAISFNKLKLTNNINDRHTNVVLTSMHKYVPKIWIIRCNTFDHIYNLFSHPAASFTFKETEFIAVTAYQNENITKLKIDNNPFAKGFRVTGQSRFKRKYNQTDQQSQLGSSHTNDEGDSVSFYDSESSRIEASERSNSESNLESSTQESSKRLAVESNADNDEQRVPTGPANLRVPIPANLRSPLTNGNDENEMRFHRPWLDFSPKQVPEVTLTPSTYYNSDYPSDIYSWYMNNYRRFYEYQCQLHNYYSSTLGHSNYYP; encoded by the exons ATGTGTTTTCAACGTTCGTTTGGAACATTTCTTTACACGTTGCTTTACACCGGCGATCAATTGAGAGAAAAAACGTGGTCCTCGGAAATGTTTCTTCAGGATATGGACAACGCATCTCTCATGCAGCTGCCACCATTCTTCGCGCAGTCATCGATCACTCTACAACATAAATTag GTGAGAGGATGAACGCACACAGATGGGCATTTCAACCGAAACCTACAATGTTGATGGGAGTCAAAGTGGAATTGGTTAATCGAGATCTCTGGCAGCAATTCCACGAGCAAAATACAGAAATGATTATTACAAAGTCTGGCCG ACGTATGTTCCCGTCGATACAAATAAACGTGAGTGGTTTACAAAGGCGGGACAATTATTGTATCGCTATGGAGATAACAGCAGCCTCCAAACATCGACACAAATATTGTGGATATGACAACGAGAACAAGAGTGCCGCTAATATGGGTGGCTGGAGCGTCGCGGGACCGGCAGAGCCGCAGCATCCCTTCGAACGCAGAATTTACGTTCATCCCGACAGTCCCGCGACGGGGGAACATTGGCTTAACAGTGCAATCAGCTTCAACAAATTGAAGCTCACCAATAACATCAACGACCGCCATACTAAC GTGGTATTAACATCGATGCACAAGTACGTTCCTAAGATCTGGATAATCCGTTGCAACACTTTTGATCATATCTACAACCTTTTTTCTCATCCAGCCGCGTCGTTCACTTTCAAGGAGACAGAATTTATTGCAGTAACGGCATATCAA AACGAGAACATCACGAAGTTGAAGATCGATAATAATCCATTCGCGAAGGGTTTTCGCGTAACGGGACAATCGCGATTCAAACGCAAGTATAATCAGACTGATCAACAAAGTCAACTTGGTTCCAGTCACACGAACGACGAAGGGGACAGCGTCTCCTTTTACGACTCCGAATCAAGTCGTATCGAGGCGAGCGAACGGAGTAATTCGGAAAGTAATTTGGAGAGTTCAACGCAAGAATCGTCGAAAAGACTCGCGGTCGAGAGTAACGCAGACAACGATGAACAACGCGTACCTACCGGACCGGCAAACCTGCGGGTACCGATTCCCGCGAATCTAAGATCACCATTGACGAACGGGAACGACGAGAATGAGATGCGTTTTCATAGACCCTGGCTGGACTTCTCGCCGAAGCAAGTCCCAGAAGTAACCCTCACTCCGTCGACGTATTACAATTCGGATTACCCGAGTGATATATATTCGTGGTATATGAATAACTATAGGAGATTCTATGAGTATCAGTGCCAATTGCACAATTATTACAGTTCCACACTTGGACACAGTAATTATTACCCGTGA